The following is a genomic window from Gracilimonas sp..
CACGCCAGCTTGTAACTCATAAGCATATTGTAGTGAATGGCGGGGTAGTGAACATCCCTTCCTATGAGTTGAGCCCGGGGGATGTAGTTTCTATTCGCCCTAAATCAAGAAATCTTGAAGTCATTGAAGATTCTTTAGACGGATCATCCAGAAATAAATATAAATGGGTTGAAACAGATCCGAAGTCAAGATCAGGTAAGGTGCTGTATGTTCCGACGATGGAAGAAATACCTGAAAACATAAATGTTCAGCTTATTGTTGAGCTTTATTCTAAGTAATTATAAAAGTTTAAGACCTTATTATGAGCAACTATAGCATTCAAATGCCCGAAACACTTAATGTTGTTGAAGACAAAGATAATTTTGGAACCTTTGTACTCCAGCCACTTGAAAGAGGTTTCGGTGTAACGATTGGTAACTCGTTTCGACGGGTTCTGCTCTCATCACTACCAGGAATTGCAATCACTGCTGTTAAGATCAATGGAGTTGACCACGAATATTCCAGCATTAAAGGAGTGAAAGAAGATGTATACGAAATCATCCTGAACTTCAAGCAAGTCCGGTTTAAGCAAGTAGAACAGAGTTCCGGTGTTATTCATATTTCCAAGAGTGGTAAAGGTGAATTGACAGCGAAAGATATTGATGATGCAACTGCAGAATATGATGTGCTAAATCCGGATTTGGTAATAGCCAATCTTGCAGATGATGCAGAACTGGAAATTGAACTTAAAGTTGGCCGTGGCCGTGGCTATGTGCCGGCGGAAGAAATGACCATCGAAGATGAGGATGTAAATCTTATTCCTATCGATGCAATTTTTACCCCAATTAAGTCTGTAAAATATAACGTTGAAAATGTTCGTGTTGGTCAGCGTACCGATTACGAAAAACTAGTAATGGATATCGCAACTGATGGATCAGTAAATGCTAAAGAAGCACTTACCATAGCCGGTAAAATTCTTA
Proteins encoded in this region:
- a CDS encoding DNA-directed RNA polymerase subunit alpha yields the protein MSNYSIQMPETLNVVEDKDNFGTFVLQPLERGFGVTIGNSFRRVLLSSLPGIAITAVKINGVDHEYSSIKGVKEDVYEIILNFKQVRFKQVEQSSGVIHISKSGKGELTAKDIDDATAEYDVLNPDLVIANLADDAELEIELKVGRGRGYVPAEEMTIEDEDVNLIPIDAIFTPIKSVKYNVENVRVGQRTDYEKLVMDIATDGSVNAKEALTIAGKILKEHIEKFITEEIEEPFTQEEEEVDAEKQRVANLLRTSIEDLNLSVRAYNCLKSANINSIGELVSRDEQDLLKFRNFGKKSLSELVEVIEEKNLEFGMDVSKYLD